A stretch of the Ktedonobacterales bacterium genome encodes the following:
- a CDS encoding 3-hydroxyacyl-CoA dehydrogenase, with translation MKLQNTGVLVTGGASGLGAACAQRLSAAGAKVVIADLNGEAGAALAQHIGAAALFVKANVTEEDSMQAAVRAAVEHCGGLHVLLNCAGIGVAEKVLGKSGPSSLASFNRVIAVNLIGTFNAIRLAAAVMADNTPGEGGERGVIINTASVAAFDGQIGQAAYSASKGGIVGMTLPIARELARYGIRVMTIAPGIFDTPLLAGLPEPARLSLGQQVPFPPRLGRPDEYAALAVHIIENEMLNGEVIRLDGALRMQAR, from the coding sequence ATGAAACTCCAGAATACGGGAGTCCTTGTCACAGGAGGCGCTTCGGGGCTGGGGGCTGCCTGCGCGCAGCGATTGAGCGCGGCGGGGGCGAAGGTCGTTATTGCCGACCTGAATGGCGAGGCGGGCGCGGCGCTGGCGCAGCACATCGGCGCGGCGGCGCTGTTCGTCAAGGCCAACGTGACCGAAGAGGACTCGATGCAGGCGGCGGTGCGGGCAGCCGTCGAGCACTGCGGCGGGCTGCATGTCCTGCTCAACTGCGCCGGTATCGGGGTGGCTGAAAAAGTCCTGGGCAAGAGTGGGCCGAGCAGCCTGGCTTCCTTCAACAGGGTGATCGCTGTCAACCTCATTGGTACCTTCAACGCCATTCGCCTGGCGGCAGCCGTCATGGCCGACAATACCCCAGGCGAGGGCGGAGAGCGCGGCGTAATCATCAATACCGCGTCGGTGGCCGCCTTTGATGGGCAGATTGGGCAGGCGGCCTATTCGGCGTCGAAAGGCGGCATTGTCGGCATGACGCTGCCCATCGCCCGCGAACTGGCCCGCTATGGCATTCGTGTCATGACGATTGCGCCGGGCATTTTCGATACCCCTTTGCTGGCGGGCTTACCGGAACCCGCGCGCCTGTCCCTGGGCCAGCAGGTGCCTTTCCCTCCGCGCCTGGGCCGACCAGACGAGTATGCCGCGCTGGCCGTCCATATCATCGAGAACGAGATGCTCAACGGCGAGGTGATTCGCCTGGATGGCGCGCTGCGCATGCAGGCGCGCTGA